The sequence below is a genomic window from Citricoccus muralis.
CGATCGGAGTGGAAATCTCACCAAGGCGCTCGCGCACGTCAAAACCGGCAAGGGCCTCGCACAGGCGGGCGTAGGAGTGCCGGTCGGCATCCTGCAGGGTGTGCAGCAGGGTGGTGGCCCGGGTGGGCTGGGCCTCGATGAACCCTTCGGCGAACCAGCGGGCAGCGGAGCCAGCGACCATGGTGGGGGTGCCGGCCTTCTCCACGAGTTCGGCGCGTTCCTTCCATGAGGCAGGCTCTCCGATTTTCGCACCGGTGCAGATGGGGGCGATGCCGTCGAAGAGGTCGCCGTGGTCGAGCCCGAGCTGCAGGGCGACCGCGCCGTTGATAGAGACGCCGGCGTAGTAGACCTTCGCGCCGGCGGCGATGGACCCGGTCTCGTGCTGGGAGCGCACCAGGTCGGCCACCGCCTGGGCCAGGTCGCTGATGGACAGCTCGTCGGTGTGGGCCGGGGAGGCGTCGTGACCGGGCAGGTCCCAGCCCACCACGTGGAAGCGGTCGGTGAGCTGCTGGGCGGTTTCGCCCCAGAGCCCCTGGACACCGGTGCCCAGTCCGGCGCCGACGAACAGCACGTCCTTCACGGTGTCGGCGGGGGCGTCGTTCAGGCGCAGGGCGGTGATCTGGGGGACGGTCATGCTCGGCTCCATTCCTCATATTCGGCGGTGAGGCGATCCACCAGGGTGGCGGCTTCGCCGGTGTATTGGGCGACGTCGAGCAGATCGGCCAGCTCGGCGTCGGAGACCGTATCCGGGGTGATCTCGCGCAGCAAGACGGCGAAGTCGGCCCCCTCGGCCAGCGACCGATCCACCACCTCTTGGATGCGGGACTTGCCCGCCCCGGCCTCACCGGCGGCGGCATCGATGACCGGGGCCAGCTCGGCC
It includes:
- a CDS encoding alpha/beta fold hydrolase; translation: MTVPQITALRLNDAPADTVKDVLFVGAGLGTGVQGLWGETAQQLTDRFHVVGWDLPGHDASPAHTDELSISDLAQAVADLVRSQHETGSIAAGAKVYYAGVSINGAVALQLGLDHGDLFDGIAPICTGAKIGEPASWKERAELVEKAGTPTMVAGSAARWFAEGFIEAQPTRATTLLHTLQDADRHSYARLCEALAGFDVRERLGEISTPIVSIQGSDDQVCSVDDGAFIAENVQHGTAEVVDGVAHQAPVEKPEAVAELLRTRFA